The following coding sequences are from one Salvia hispanica cultivar TCC Black 2014 chromosome 3, UniMelb_Shisp_WGS_1.0, whole genome shotgun sequence window:
- the LOC125210972 gene encoding E3 ubiquitin-protein ligase RMA1H1-like, which yields MAFQQYFMQGWESIPQASTESEKPPSACFDCSICLDFAQDPVVTLCGHLYCWPCIYKWFDSQSSSLGPDERPQCPVCKAEISEKTMVPLYGRGKSLSEAGAEGKVIPPRPPACGIRGLADLFSPEHQLPSPSRDSYQNRHDFPNAHASYGVDSSPQLFNLGGTAGVPTIGMFGEMVYARVFGNSQSLYTYPNSYHTVVSRSPRLRRQELQADKSLNRVTIFLFCFFLLCLLVF from the coding sequence ATGGCATTTCAGCAGTACTTTATGCAGGGATGGGAATCTATTCCTCAGGCTTCTACTGAATCTGAGAAGCCGCCTTCTGCTTGCTTCGATTGCAGCATATGTTTAGACTTTGCCCAAGATCCAGTGGTCACCCTCTGCGGCCATCTCTACTGTTGGCCCTGCATATACAAGTGGTTTGACTCCCAAAGCTCATCCCTTGGTCCAGACGAGCGGCCTCAGTGCCCGGTTTGCAAGGCCGAGATATCTGAAAAGACCATGGTCCCTCTATACGGCCGAGGGAAGTCCCTCTCTGAAGCAGGAGCAGAAGGCAAAGTCATACCTCCTAGGCCACCGGCCTGTGGTATCAGGGGCCTTGCTGACTTGTTTAGTCCGGAACATCAGCTCCCGTCCCCTTCACGAGATTCCTATCAGAACCGGCATGATTTCCCCAATGCTCATGCCAGCTATGGTGTGGATTCGTCGCCTCAGCTGTTCAATCTTGGTGGTACAGCAGGAGTGCCGACCATAGGAATGTTTGGAGAGATGGTTTATGCAAGAGTCTTCGGTAACTCACAAAGCTTGTACACATACCCGAATTCATACCACACCGTAGTAAGTAGGTCGCCGAGGTTGAGAAGGCAGGAGTTGCAGGCTGATAAATCCCTTAACAGAGTCACAATTTTCTTGTtctgttttttccttttgtgcCTCCTTGTATTCTGA
- the LOC125214701 gene encoding heat stress transcription factor A-7a-like gives MSRKMNSPAPFVSKTYDLLEEEEEKRHNCGGESIVSWNVEGNGFVVWSPAEFSEVMLPNYFKHNNFSSFIRQLNTYGFKKIASRRWEFQHEKFQRGKRQLLLEICRKKCEPTAFPPYLKSRHRHDEKDVEAQTMRELREENNNLNKEKRELEMQIAHFKALQLRLLQCLSHQQQTQSV, from the exons ATGAGCCGCAAAATGAACAGCCCAGCTCCATTTGTGTCCAAGACATATGATCTcttggaggaggaggaagaaaagCGGCACAACTGCGGTGGAGAGAGCATAGTTTCGTGGAATGTGGAGGGGAATGGGTTTGTGGTTTGGTCTCCGGCCGAGTTTTCTGAGGTCATGTTGCCTAACTATTTCAAGCACAACAACTTCTCCAGCTTCATTCGACAGCTTAACACCTAT GGTTTCAAGAAGATAGCATCAAGACGATGGGAATTCCAGCATGAAAAATTCCAACGAGGAAAAAGGCAGCTTCTTCTTGAAATCTGCCGCAAGAAATGTGAGCCCACCGCCTTTCCTCCTTATCTCAAATCTCGGCACAGACACGACGAAAAAGATGTTGAAGCTCAGACTATGAGGGAGCTGAGGGAGGAGAACAACAACCTCAATAAGGAGAAACGAGAGTTGGAAATGCAGATAGCTCATTTCAAAGCACTCCAACTCAGGTTGCTGCAATGCCTTTCTCACCAACAACAAACTCAATCAGTTTGA
- the LOC125214700 gene encoding monothiol glutaredoxin-S17 gives MAAAGGGTVKEVKSKTELDNIVAEGAPAVLHFWASWCEASKHMDQVFSHLSTDFPLARFLRVEAEEQPEISEAHSVSAVPFFVFFKDGKAVDTLEGADPSSLANKVAKVAGSIRPGDSAAPASLGMAAGPTILETVQELAKENGASHHIKQPSPGMDETLKKRLQQLISSHPVMLFMKGNPESPKCGFSQKLVDILKKENVEFGSFDILTDNEVREGLKKFSNWPTYPQLYCKGELLGGSDIAIAMHENGELGQVFKDHDIEIIDSATGKAEPNGGKGGISGSSGLNTATSDRLKGIINSSPVVLFMKGTPDEPRCGFSRKVVDILRQENVKFASFDILTDDEVRQGLKVYSNWSSYPQLYIKEELIGGSDIVLEMQKSGELKKVLAEKGIASGATLEDRLKQLISSSPVMLFMKGTPDAPKCGFSSKVVNALKEAGLEFGSFDILTDEEVRQGLKTFSNWPTFPQLYYKGELIGGCDIVLELHSNGELKSTLSE, from the exons ATGGCGGCGGCCGGCGGAGGAACGGTGAAGGAGGTCAAATCGAAGACCGAACTCGACAATATCGTCGCTGAGGGCGCTCCCGCAGTTCTTCACTTCTGGGCGTCGTGGTGCGAGGCATCCAAGCACATGGATCAAGTCTTCTCGCATCTCTCCACCGATTTCCCTCTCGCTCGCTTCCTAAGA gTGGAAGCTGAAGAACAACCTGAGATTTCTGAAGCGCACTCAGTTTCTGCTGTACCgttctttgtattttttaag GATGGCAAGGCGGTTGATACATTGGAAGGTGCTGATCCATCTAGTCTGGCCAACAAGGTTGCCAAAGTTGCAGGATCTATTAGGCCTGGGGATTCTGCAGCTCCTGCTAGCCTTGGGATGGCTGCAGGGCCCACTATACTTGAAACTGTCCAGGAGCTTGCTAAAGAAAATGGTGCATCACACCATATTAAACAACCTTCTCCTGGTATGGACGAAACTCTGAAGAAGAGGCTCCAGCAGCTTATTAGTTCTCACCCAGTCATGCTCTTCATGAAAGGGAATCCAGAGTCCCCCAAGTGTGGATTTAGTCAAAAACTAGTTGATATcttgaagaaagaaaatgttGAATTTGGAAGCTTTGATATTTTAACAGATAATGAAGTTCGTGAGGGATTGAAGAAATTTTCAAACTGGCCGACATATCCTCAGCTTTATTGCAAGGGAGAACTGCTTGGTGGTTCTGACATTGCAATTGCTATGCATGAAAATGGAGAACTTGGTCAGGTTTTCAAAGATCACgatattgaaataattgattCAGCTACAGGAAAAGCAGAACCAAATGGAGGGAAGGGAGGCATTTCTGGTTCCTCAGGCTTGAATACTGCTACTAGTGATCGTTTGAAAGGCATCATTAATTCAAGTCCTGTTGTGTTGTTTATGAAGGGAACACCTGATGAGCCACGATGTGGTTTCAGTCGCAAAGTTGTTGATATCCTCAGACAGGAGAATGTCAAATTTGCAAGTTTTGACATTCTTACAGATGATGAAGTTCGTCAAGGGCTGAAGGTGTATTCAAATTGGTCGAGCTATCCTCAGCTCTACATAAAAGAAGAGCTTATCGGTGGATCAGATATCGTGCTGGAAATGCAAAAGAGTGGAGAGCTCAAGAAGGTTCTAGCTGAGAAAGGAATTGCATCTGGTGCAACTCTTGAGGATCGCTTGAAACAGTTGATAAGCTCTTCTCCTGTGATGCTTTTCATGAAGGGCACACCAGATGCTCCCAAATGTGGTTTCAGCTCTAAGGTTGTTAATGCCTTGAAGGAAGCGGGTCTGGAATTTGGTTCTTTTGACATTCTGACTGACGAGGAGGTGAGGCAAGGATTGAAGACATTCTCAAACTGGCCAACTTTTCCACAGCTGTATTATAAAGGAGAACTAATCGGAGGCTGTGATATCGTGCTGGAGCTCCACAGTAATGGCGAACTTAAGAGTACCCTGTCTGAGTAA
- the LOC125215632 gene encoding stem-specific protein TSJT1-like, whose translation MLAVFEKSVSKPPKELSLPVGGGNRSDEIIEIFRSWRSDSTFYHLSSDNFLALSHQGENPAIPRSVVVIDDIFCMFSGALHNTCEMRRHYGLSRQATEAMIIVEAYKVLRDRAPYPPDQVVKELQGKFAFILFDSKAPTLFLARDRDGSVQLYWGTAGDGSVVCSDDPNVISAACDKHYTPFPPGCIFINRSGLMSFDHPLNKVRGFMREDDGRVIFKVDPYTRIPSIPRIGSAANWANAV comes from the exons ATGTTGGCAGTTTTTGAGAAATCAGTTTCCAAGCCACCCAAAGAGCTTAGCCTTCCAGTTGGTGGAGGGAACAGATCGGATGAAATCATAGAAATCTTCCGATCATGGAGATCCGACAGCACCTTTTACCACCTCTCCAGCGATAACTTCCTCGCTTTGTCCCATCAAGGTGAAAATCCAGCAATTCCAAG GTCTGTTGTAGTGATAGATGACATCTTTTGCATGTTCTCGGGGGCATTGCACAACACTTGCGAGATGAGACGACACTACGGGCTGTCAAGGCAGGCCACGGAAGCCATGATCATAGTCGAGGCCTACAAAGTTCTACGTGATCGCGCACCCTACCCTCCCGACCAAGTCGTCAAGGAGCTCCAAGGGAAATTTGCTTTCATACTCTTCGATTCCAAAGCCCCAACCCTTTTTCTAGCAAGG GATCGCGATGGCAGTGTTCAACTATACTGGGGAACAGCCGGAGACGGATCTGTGGTGTGCAGCGACGATCCAAATGTCATATCCGCAGCTTGTGACAAACACTACACACCCTTTCCTCCCG GGTGCATATTCATAAATAGGAGTGGTCTGATGAGTTTTGATCACCCTCTAAATAAAGTGAGAGGGTTTATGAGGGAGGATGATGGCAGAGTTATATTCAAAGTGGATCCATACACTAGAATTCCCAGCATCCCTCGTATCGGCAGCGCCGCCAATTGGGCCAACGCCGTCTAG
- the LOC125215804 gene encoding heat shock 70 kDa protein 15-like has product MIVGGFEFGNQNCVVTVARQGGIRVVPNHESNQETPLVGPVATASFLKDSNQTNAISHIKSLIGRHFSDPHLQRDLESVPFSVTEGPDGYPLVHAWHLGECKSYTPAQLLGIQFSNLKRIGEKKLTAPLVDCCIGIPVYFTDIQRRAVTIAGLNPLRLMHETDATALAYGFWKTDLPENELINVAFIHAGQTSLQVCIAAFKKGQLKILAHTFDRSLGGRDFDQALYQYFAAKFKDEYMIDVYQSAAACKSLREILKKMLSANNPEVEIGYIKREEFEQVCTSILEPVKKPLEKALADAGLTIQNIHSFEIVGSRSQVPAMVKILTDFFGMEPSRTMNAKACVALGCALQCTILSPSFKVREFQVNESFPFPISLTWKTPDGDTQNRAGGDNLQTTVVFPKGSPIPSMKALTFYMSETFALDVQYADVSELQAPAKISRYTIGPFQSTNGQKAKLEVTVCLNLHGIVSVESATLLEEDEEEVDVAVVKESDEEPAKMETNELLADPVPPSTADVNMQDSETGAPAADNGIPDSGDNPVQMETDVEVDAPKKKVNKKTVPVSEVVFGALAAPDVQKAVEELEMALQDRSMKESKDKKNDVESYVYDMRNKLDDKYYYVVTDSEREQLITGLQEVEDWLYGDGKDETKCVYAAMLEELKQQGDALEERYKEHTERGYGIDRMICQAVNFINYYKDAAMSTDTMFDHIDVAEKQKVLNECVEAEACLREKVQDIIKKCEALDRFCRPIMTKPIPTPAKPATPELASPGPFQGSESQPQGANNADSSPSQNTGAGVGQEVPAAAAAEPMGTDKSEGSQNL; this is encoded by the exons ATGATTGTTGGTGGTTTTGAATTTGGAAATCAGAACTGTGTTGTTACCGTTGCAAGGCAAGGAGGTATTCGCGTAGTGCCTAATCATGAATCAAACCAGGAAACTCCTCTTGTAGGGCCAGTAGCAACCGCATCATTTTTGAAGGATTCAAACCAAACAAATGCAATATCTCATATAAAGAGCCTGATTGGACGCCATTTTTCTGATCCACACCTGCAGCGTGATCTAGAGTCAGTGCCTTTCTCGGTCACGGAAGGCCCTGATGGCTATCCCTTAGTACATGCTTGGCATTTGGGAGAATGTAAGTCGTATACACCTGCTCAGCTATTGGGAATACAGTTTTCCAATTTGAAGAGAATTGGAGAAAAGAAGTTAACTGCACCACTTGTAGATTGTTGCATTGGAATTCCTGTTTATTTTACTGATATCCAGAGGAGGGCTGTGACAATTGCTGGTTTAAACCCGCTCCGTCTTATGCATGAGACCGATGCTACTGCCTTGGCCTATGGCTTCTGGAAAACTGATCTACCAGAAAATGAACTAATAAATGTCGCTTTTATTCACGCGGGGCAAACGAGTTTGCAAGTATGTATTGCTGCATTCAAGAAAGGTCAGCTCAAAATTTTGGCTCACACTTTCGATCGTTCCCTGGGTGGAAGAGATTTTGATCAAGCTCTTTACCAATATTTTGCTGCAAAATTCAAGGATGAATATATGATTGATGTTTATCAGAGTGCAGCGGCTTGTAAAAGTCTCCGTGAAATACTGAAGAAAATGCTCAGTGCTAATAATCCTGAAGTTGAAATAGGCTATATCAAGAGAGAGGAGTTTGAACAAGTTTGCACCTCAATTCTGGAGCCTGTGAAGAAGCCTCTGGAAAAGGCTCTAGCAGATGCTGGACTGACAATTCAGAATATACACTCATTTGAAATAGTAGGCTCAAGGTCCCAAGTCCCTGCCATGGTTAAGATCTTGACTGATTTCTTCGGGATGGAGCCTAGTCGGACAATGAATGCAAAAGCATGTGTTGCCCTAGGCTGTGCTTTACAGTGTACTATTCTTAGTCCTTCATTTAAAGTTAGGGAATTCCAG GTTAACGAGAGCTTCCCGTTCCCCATTTCTCTGACATGGAAAACTCCTGATGGCGATACGCAAAACAGAGCAGGTGGTGATAATCTGCAGACCACTGTTGTATTCCCGAAGGGAAGCCCAATACCTAGCATGAAAGCTTTGACGTTCTATATGTCTGAGACCTTCGCATTAGATGTTCAATATGCTGATGTCAGTGAATTGCAAGCTCCTGCAAAGATCAGCCGTTATACG ATTGGACCTTTCCAGTCCACAAATGGTCAGAAGGCAAAATTGGAAGTCACAGTGTGTCTTAATCTTCATGGTATTGTGTCTGTTGAATCTGCAACT CTgcttgaagaagatgaagaagaagtagATGTTGCAGTTGTTAAAGAGTCTGACGAAGAGCCAGCTAAGATGGAGACTAATGAGCTTCTTGCTGACCCTGTTCCCCCAAGTACTGCTGATGTAAATATGCAGGATTCAGAAACTGGAGCTCCTGCTGCTGATAATGGCATTCCGGATTCGGGAGATAATCCCGTTCAGATGGAAACTGATGTCGAG GTGGATGCTCCGAAGAAGAAGGTTAACAAGAAAACCGTGCCTGTGTCAGAAGTTGTATTTGGAGCTCTTGCTGCTCCAGATGTACAAAAAGCTGTGGAGGAGTTGGAGATGGCTTTGCAGGATCGATCTATGAAGGAATCCAAAGACAAGAAGAATGATGTCGAGTCTTATGTTTATGATATGAGGAATAAA CTTGATGATAAGTATTATTATGTTGTCACGGATTCAGAGCGAGAGCAATTGATTACCGGACTTCAGGAGGTAGAAGACTGGTTATATGGGGACGGTAAAGATGAAACCAAATGTGTGTATGCTGCCATGCTGGAGGAGCTCAAGCAG CAAGGTGATGCTCTAGAGGAGCGCTACAAGGAGCACACAGAGAGGGGATATGGGATTGACCGAATGATTTGCCAAGCCGttaatttcatcaattattACAAAGATGCAGCAATGTCCACTGATACCATGTTTGATCATATTGATGTGGCAGAGAAGCAAAAG GTTTTGAATGAATGTGTGGAAGCTGAAGCTTgcttgagagagaaagtaCAAGACATTATTAAAAAGTGTGAAGCCCTTGATAG GTTTTGCCGGCCAATAATGACGAAGCCAATCCCTACGCCAGCAAAACCAGCCACTCCTGAGCTAGCCTCTCCAGGTCCATTCCAAGGCAGTGAGTCTCAACCTCAAGGGGCTAACAATGCTGATTCCAGCCCTAGCCAAAACACGGGAGCAGGGGTTGGACAAGAAGTAccggcagcagcagcagcagagCCCATGGGAACAGACAAATCCGAGGGTTCCCAAAATCTGTGA